The following are encoded together in the Holophagales bacterium genome:
- a CDS encoding PAS domain S-box protein, with translation MTALPDDLLRRILDGSPDAILISDQEGTVRYWNAGAERVFGFRAFEALGVSMDFIIPERLRGRHWAGWKTTMKTGVTRYGEGQLLAVPALHKDGRQISVEFSIQLLKDVGGRIEWVVAVMRDVTERYGREKALRAQLKVLEAKATGQT, from the coding sequence ATGACTGCGCTCCCTGACGATCTCCTCCGCCGCATCCTGGACGGCTCGCCCGATGCGATCCTGATCAGCGACCAAGAGGGTACGGTGCGGTACTGGAACGCCGGGGCCGAGCGGGTCTTCGGCTTCCGCGCCTTCGAGGCGCTCGGAGTTTCGATGGACTTCATCATCCCCGAGCGGCTTCGCGGCCGGCACTGGGCCGGCTGGAAGACGACCATGAAGACCGGCGTCACCCGCTACGGTGAGGGCCAGCTGCTCGCCGTGCCTGCGCTCCACAAGGACGGCCGGCAGATCTCCGTCGAGTTCTCGATCCAGCTGCTGAAGGACGTCGGGGGCCGGATCGAGTGGGTGGTGGCGGTGATGCGCGACGTGACGGAGCGCTACGGCCGCGAGAAGGCGCTTCGAGCCCAGCTGAAGGTCCTGGAGGCGAAGGCGACTGGCCAAACCTAG